From one Streptomyces sp. ICC1 genomic stretch:
- a CDS encoding SRPBCC family protein: MWDLDAPAARVYAALERPEAYPLWWPQIRPVAPTADEGAGGALIRSALPFTLRVSAAELLRDPARGVLEVALRGDLEGWARWTVRSRAGGARALYEQEVEVRRPLMRWLSLPGRPVFRLNHALMMRAGRRGLAAHLAAGPEAV, translated from the coding sequence GTGTGGGACCTCGACGCCCCGGCGGCCCGCGTCTACGCCGCCCTGGAGCGCCCGGAGGCGTACCCCCTGTGGTGGCCCCAGATCCGCCCGGTCGCCCCGACCGCCGACGAGGGCGCAGGCGGCGCCCTGATCCGTTCGGCGCTGCCGTTCACCCTGCGCGTGAGCGCCGCCGAACTCCTGCGGGACCCCGCGCGCGGGGTGCTCGAGGTCGCCCTGCGCGGAGACCTGGAGGGGTGGGCGCGCTGGACCGTCCGGTCCCGGGCCGGCGGCGCGCGGGCCCTCTACGAGCAGGAGGTCGAGGTGCGCCGCCCGCTCATGCGGTGGCTCTCGCTGCCCGGACGGCCGGTGTTCCGGCTCAACCACGCCCTGATGATGCGGGCCGGCCGGCGCGGCCTGGCCGCCCATCTGGCGGCCGGACCGGAAGCGGTTTGA
- a CDS encoding TIGR02611 family protein: MNTGSDREANESASEAASEAAADSAAGSAAAEEAPHVSKAPEFIKARRGLHLSWQVGVFVVGLAVIGAGIAMLVLPGPGWVAIFAGLAIWATEFAWAHFVLRWTKRKVSEAAQKALDPRVRRRNIILTSVGLVIAGALIGFYLWKYGLVLPWDIKDQ, translated from the coding sequence ATGAACACGGGGAGTGACCGCGAGGCCAATGAGTCCGCATCCGAAGCCGCATCCGAAGCCGCCGCCGATTCCGCTGCCGGTTCCGCCGCCGCGGAGGAAGCGCCGCACGTCTCCAAGGCGCCGGAATTCATCAAGGCCCGCCGGGGGCTGCACCTGAGCTGGCAGGTCGGCGTCTTCGTCGTCGGCCTCGCCGTCATCGGCGCCGGAATCGCCATGCTCGTCCTGCCCGGCCCCGGCTGGGTCGCGATCTTCGCGGGCCTCGCGATCTGGGCCACGGAATTCGCCTGGGCCCACTTCGTCCTGCGCTGGACGAAGCGCAAGGTCAGCGAGGCCGCGCAGAAGGCGCTGGACCCGCGGGTCCGCCGCCGCAACATCATCCTGACCAGTGTCGGGCTCGTCATCGCGGGCGCCCTGATCGGCTTCTACCTGTGGAAGTACGGGCTCGTCCTGCCCTGGGACATCAAGGACCAGTGA
- a CDS encoding SsgA family sporulation/cell division regulator, which yields MNTTVSCELHLRLVVSSESSLPVPAGLRYDTADPYAVHATFHTGAEETVEWVFARDLLAEGLHRPTGTGDVRVWPSRSHGQGVVCIALSSPEGEALLEAPARALESFLKRTDAAVPPGTEHRHFDLDKELSHILAES from the coding sequence ATGAACACCACGGTCAGCTGCGAGCTGCACCTGCGCCTCGTTGTGTCGAGCGAGTCCTCACTGCCTGTTCCTGCGGGCCTGCGGTATGACACGGCCGATCCCTACGCCGTGCACGCCACCTTCCACACCGGCGCCGAGGAGACGGTCGAATGGGTATTCGCCCGCGACCTCCTCGCTGAGGGCCTTCACCGGCCCACCGGTACCGGCGACGTCCGCGTATGGCCGTCCCGCAGCCACGGTCAGGGAGTCGTCTGCATCGCCCTGAGCTCACCGGAGGGAGAAGCACTGCTCGAAGCACCCGCCCGAGCACTCGAGTCGTTCCTCAAGCGGACGGACGCCGCGGTTCCACCAGGAACCGAACACCGGCACTTCGACCTCGACAAGGAGCTCTCCCACATCCTGGCCGAATCCTGA
- a CDS encoding DsbA family protein — MTDSVILDVWCELQCPDCHSALDDVRALRARYGDRLDIRLRHFPLEKHKHAFAAAQAAEEAVEQGQGWPYVEAVLARTADLAKAGESVLVDVARELGLDAEEFDTALIDGRHILIVDADQAEGKAIGVTGTPTYVIDGQRLDGGKSQEGLRGRIEEIADRLLAAEA; from the coding sequence ATGACCGATTCCGTGATCCTCGACGTGTGGTGCGAGCTCCAGTGCCCGGACTGCCACAGCGCTCTGGACGACGTACGGGCCCTGCGGGCCCGCTACGGCGACCGGCTGGACATCCGCCTGCGCCACTTCCCGCTGGAGAAGCACAAGCACGCCTTCGCCGCCGCCCAGGCCGCCGAGGAGGCCGTCGAGCAGGGGCAGGGCTGGCCGTACGTGGAGGCCGTCCTGGCCCGCACCGCGGACCTGGCCAAGGCCGGCGAGTCCGTGCTCGTCGATGTGGCGCGCGAACTCGGCCTGGACGCCGAGGAGTTCGACACCGCCCTGATCGACGGCCGGCACATCCTGATCGTGGACGCCGACCAGGCCGAGGGCAAGGCGATCGGCGTGACCGGCACCCCGACGTACGTGATCGACGGGCAGCGCCTCGACGGCGGCAAGAGCCAGGAGGGCCTGCGCGGCCGCATCGAGGAGATCGCCGACCGGCTCCTGGCCGCCGAAGCCTAG
- a CDS encoding GNAT family N-acetyltransferase — MTTTLRPSGPLQQSTGGARSRPYEIRVNSRRVGALLLACDTPFGPTVAEIRDLVVEEPDRRRGRATVAALAAEEVLRGWGCRRIRVSVPAGSAGGLRMAGSLGYAEYSRNMDKRLPAEPPALSEGAVGRPMSQAEFETWLAGAREGYARNWIDRGMSEEAARAKSVADHASLLPRGLATEGVSFGVLEAAGTPVGTVWVAPSGEGSYVFDVAVAEEHRGRGHGRDLMLLAERTALAAGHRVLALHVFTDNTPAMRLYESLGYRPTNLNYAKDLI; from the coding sequence ATGACCACCACCCTGCGGCCGAGCGGGCCGCTTCAGCAGAGCACCGGCGGGGCGCGCTCGCGCCCGTACGAGATCCGCGTCAACAGCAGGCGCGTCGGCGCCCTGCTGCTGGCCTGCGACACGCCCTTCGGGCCGACGGTCGCGGAGATCCGCGACCTCGTGGTCGAGGAGCCCGACCGCCGGCGCGGCCGCGCCACGGTCGCCGCGCTCGCCGCCGAGGAGGTCCTGCGCGGCTGGGGCTGCCGGCGGATCCGTGTCTCGGTCCCCGCCGGCTCGGCGGGCGGCCTGCGCATGGCCGGCTCCCTCGGGTACGCCGAGTACAGCCGCAACATGGACAAGCGGCTCCCGGCCGAGCCGCCGGCCCTGAGCGAGGGTGCGGTCGGGCGCCCGATGTCGCAGGCCGAGTTCGAGACCTGGCTCGCCGGGGCGCGGGAGGGCTACGCGCGGAACTGGATCGACCGCGGCATGTCCGAGGAGGCCGCGCGCGCGAAGTCGGTGGCCGACCACGCGTCCCTGCTGCCCCGGGGCCTGGCCACCGAGGGCGTCAGCTTCGGCGTCCTGGAGGCGGCCGGCACCCCCGTCGGCACGGTGTGGGTCGCGCCGAGCGGGGAGGGCTCGTACGTCTTCGACGTCGCCGTCGCCGAGGAGCACCGCGGCCGCGGCCACGGCCGGGACCTGATGCTCCTCGCGGAACGCACGGCCCTCGCCGCGGGCCACCGGGTGCTCGCGCTCCACGTCTTCACCGACAACACCCCGGCCATGCGGCTCTACGAGTCCCTCGGCTACCGGCCGACGAACCTCAACTACGCCAAGGACCTGATCTAG
- a CDS encoding aminodeoxychorismate lyase: MRIWLDGELRDADDAKVSVFDHGLTVGDGVFETLKAEHGKTFALTRHLERLTRSARGLGLPDPDLDEVRRACAAVLAAHPLPLARLRVTYTGGVSPLGSDRGEAGPTLIVALAETVRRPDTTAVVTVPWVRNERSAVAGLKTTSYAENVVALAAAHRAGASEALFANTVGRLCEGTGSNVFVVLDGQLHTPPVASGCLGGITRALVAEWAGAKETDLPFEALEQAEEVFLTSSLRDVQAVVRIDGRELGTAPGPVTAEAMRIFDARAAEDADPRS, from the coding sequence GTGAGGATCTGGCTCGACGGAGAACTGCGGGACGCCGACGACGCGAAGGTGTCCGTGTTCGATCACGGTCTCACCGTCGGCGACGGGGTCTTCGAGACGCTCAAGGCGGAGCACGGCAAGACCTTCGCGCTCACCCGCCACCTGGAGCGGCTGACCCGCTCCGCCCGCGGGCTCGGCCTGCCCGACCCCGACCTGGACGAGGTCCGCCGCGCCTGCGCGGCCGTGCTGGCCGCCCACCCGCTCCCGCTCGCCCGGCTGCGCGTCACCTACACCGGGGGCGTCTCCCCGCTCGGCTCCGACCGCGGCGAGGCCGGCCCCACGCTGATCGTCGCCCTCGCGGAGACCGTCCGCCGCCCGGACACCACCGCCGTCGTCACCGTGCCGTGGGTGCGCAACGAGCGCTCGGCCGTGGCCGGCCTGAAGACCACCTCGTACGCCGAGAACGTCGTCGCGCTCGCCGCCGCCCACCGCGCCGGCGCCTCCGAGGCCCTCTTCGCCAACACCGTCGGGCGGCTCTGCGAGGGCACCGGCTCCAACGTGTTCGTCGTCCTCGACGGACAGCTGCACACCCCGCCCGTCGCCTCCGGCTGCCTGGGCGGCATCACCCGCGCCCTCGTCGCCGAGTGGGCCGGGGCCAAGGAGACCGACCTGCCCTTCGAGGCGCTGGAGCAGGCCGAGGAGGTCTTCCTGACCTCCTCGCTGCGCGACGTCCAGGCCGTCGTACGGATCGACGGGCGCGAGCTGGGCACCGCCCCCGGCCCCGTCACCGCCGAGGCCATGCGGATCTTCGACGCCCGCGCCGCCGAGGACGCCGACCCCCGGTCCTGA
- a CDS encoding chorismate-binding protein: MHDLPPLARFGGLLATDLRDVTSDPAALDSTGFWAVTADFEGRLVCARFGDVRPAPVPAPVPGAWRGPDADQWTSSLDRAAYVAGVRRIREHIEAGEVYQANLCRVMSATLPDPAGADVDALTSLLARGNPAPYAGTIRLPAHGVEIATASPELFLRRRGRHVESGPIKGTGRTAADLLPKDHAENVMIVDLVRNDLGRVCATGSVTVPELCALEEHPGLVHLVSTVAGELADGAGWPQLFAAAFPPGSVTGAPKSSALRIIEALETAPRGPYCGGIGWVDADQGTAELAVGIRTFWIDRETPGGPRLLFGTGAGITWGSDPDREWAETELKAARLLRVASGAEANAHEADAKRSGRTVR; encoded by the coding sequence GTGCACGACCTGCCTCCCCTCGCCCGCTTCGGCGGCCTGCTCGCGACCGATCTTCGAGATGTCACCAGTGATCCCGCCGCCCTCGACTCCACCGGGTTCTGGGCGGTGACCGCCGACTTCGAGGGTCGGCTCGTCTGCGCGCGCTTCGGGGACGTACGTCCCGCCCCGGTGCCCGCGCCCGTCCCCGGCGCCTGGCGCGGCCCCGACGCCGACCAGTGGACCTCCTCGCTCGACCGCGCCGCGTACGTCGCGGGCGTACGCCGCATCCGCGAGCACATCGAGGCGGGCGAGGTCTACCAGGCCAACCTCTGCCGCGTGATGTCCGCGACGCTGCCCGATCCGGCGGGAGCCGATGTCGACGCCCTGACGTCGCTGCTCGCGCGCGGCAACCCGGCCCCCTATGCAGGAACGATTCGGCTTCCGGCCCACGGGGTCGAGATCGCCACCGCGTCCCCCGAGCTGTTCCTGCGCCGCAGGGGCCGGCACGTCGAGTCCGGCCCGATCAAGGGCACCGGACGCACCGCCGCCGACCTGCTGCCCAAGGACCACGCCGAGAACGTGATGATCGTGGACCTCGTGCGCAACGACCTCGGCCGGGTCTGCGCCACCGGCTCCGTCACCGTGCCCGAACTGTGCGCGCTCGAAGAGCACCCGGGCCTCGTCCACCTCGTCTCCACCGTCGCGGGCGAACTCGCCGACGGCGCCGGCTGGCCCCAGCTCTTCGCCGCGGCCTTCCCGCCCGGCTCCGTCACCGGCGCACCCAAGTCCTCCGCCCTGCGCATCATCGAGGCCCTGGAGACCGCCCCGCGCGGCCCCTACTGCGGCGGCATCGGCTGGGTGGACGCCGACCAGGGCACCGCCGAGCTCGCCGTCGGCATCCGGACCTTCTGGATCGACCGCGAAACCCCCGGCGGCCCCCGGCTGCTCTTCGGCACCGGCGCCGGGATCACCTGGGGCTCCGACCCCGACCGCGAGTGGGCGGAGACCGAGCTGAAGGCCGCCCGCCTGCTGCGGGTAGCGTCAGGAGCCGAAGCGAACGCGCACGAGGCGGACGCGAAGCGAAGCGGGAGGACCGTGCGGTGA
- a CDS encoding zf-TFIIB domain-containing protein, whose product MQCPKCHAMMHTYNRNGVQIEQCSGCRGIFLDYGELEALTRLESQYTSQYGQVPPPAAPPAPAPYPAQHAAPAPAWGAPQHGGYGHGHGHRKGGFGRMLFSS is encoded by the coding sequence ATGCAGTGTCCGAAGTGTCACGCGATGATGCACACGTACAACCGCAACGGTGTCCAGATAGAGCAGTGCAGCGGCTGCCGCGGCATCTTCCTCGACTACGGCGAACTCGAGGCGCTGACCCGCCTGGAGTCCCAGTACACCTCCCAGTACGGCCAGGTCCCGCCGCCCGCGGCGCCGCCGGCCCCGGCGCCCTACCCGGCGCAGCACGCCGCGCCCGCGCCCGCCTGGGGCGCCCCGCAGCACGGCGGCTACGGCCACGGTCACGGCCACCGCAAGGGCGGCTTCGGCCGGATGCTCTTCTCGTCCTGA